A genomic segment from Nicotiana tabacum cultivar K326 chromosome 9, ASM71507v2, whole genome shotgun sequence encodes:
- the LOC107771973 gene encoding uncharacterized protein LOC107771973 yields the protein MEARYFNFTVYSASDLPDVREFGRMKVYAKVSVAGTTKCTEVDPVNETNPKWNTTLCFIVPEKDIVQGSMYCKIELFCKRTFSHDKYVGELLLSLAPRYKGICTFPVLGNDLDPSKSIGTLKFSHALGDKLVVADSSSSSLEDYDSVIHLIKSGVGLLNVMATASN from the coding sequence ATGGAAGCCAGATATTTTAATTTTACAGTCTATTCTGCTAGTGACCTCCCAGATGTTCGTGAATTTGGTAGAATGAAAGTTTATGCAAAGGTTTCAGTGGCAGGAACGACCAAGTGCACCGAAGTAGATCCTGTGAACGAGACGAATCCTAAGTGGAATACCACGCTTTGCTTCATTGTGCCTGAGAAAGACATCGTACAAGGGAGTATGTATTGCAAAATTGAGCTTTTCTGCAAAAGGACTTTCTCACATGATAAGTATGTTGGGGAGCTGCTCCTTTCTCTAGCTCCTCGTTATAAAGGAATATGTACTTTTCCAGTACTCGGAAATGATTTAGATCCCAGCAAAAGTattggaactttgaagttttctCATGCTTTAGGAGATAAACTCGTAGTTGCGGACTCATCTTCGTCTTCATTAGAAGATTACGATAGCGTAATTCATCTTATTAAAAGTGGAGTGGGTCTGCTGAATGTAATGGCTACAGCTTCCAATTGA